In Candidatus Defluviilinea proxima, a single genomic region encodes these proteins:
- a CDS encoding GAF domain-containing protein, whose amino-acid sequence MFRNRYQALSSSERLAFWIALLFGIGFAIFSSILIETLLNAPNLQYRVANLVPFALSLLAFTSSILILTGRVKLAAWFIQLGAFLILGFSVTQAAGYGFASAAIFIAISLYIPVNALKGRDSSNALWIGIAGTITIIIIDTFWTGFRVPILARNVLSANIITLVLALILTSTTIIQFNSYTIRTKLLILSLGVGLISILSIAIFTTFSISQTLTRQTHNALVSASEQSMEEIDTYITYNINTITAEAQTPEIVGFLQLSYGEQRNNREEISSHLNSLIQRDPDHIISFTLLSYRNGYVVADTDPFNVGFAEADRDYFAIPRNTGKAYVSPVSYAPQSTDQQFNIGVPVVDSNGKFLGVLNGRFRSIILNEIIASNNNLAGEGSYGILLDEYNLILAHGTNPDWVSHTIEKPTADTIATLQKENRILRDIGGKNISLDMPDFSGKLQALSTNVPYFSSTDKAWGTSVEVGVTKSSTTQLKLAYVQPQSVALATINQQQQITVAVAIITGMLLLIIVFLVARTITSPIANLSKVAEDIASGNISARAQYEINDELGTLANAFNRMTSQLQDTLGGLERRVAERTADLDTARLLSERRAQELQAINEISRTISTEQRLDVLLTLITRLVSERFDFYHVGIFFVDDARRYAYLQAANSEGGQRMLARGHRLEIGTGLVGTVAQTGKPRIALDVGSDTSFFNNPDLPGTHSEMVLPLNARGTTIGALDVQSVKPGAFTETDANTLGILADQIAIAIENARLFSQTQQAREEAEALYSQILSKEWSAFTHQEEKIGYQKTATGGGYVVQPIETDEIRTALENGQVVVIEGTEDKTQSSIAVPVKLQGITIGVLNIKAPTKNRKWNKEEINLVQAVSDRLALALDNIRLLQESQRRAAKEAKIGEVSAKIGASINMRNVLQTAVEELGRALPGSEVVIQFQTEQEKQ is encoded by the coding sequence CTAAATGCGCCTAACCTTCAATATAGGGTTGCAAACTTAGTGCCGTTCGCCTTATCCCTTTTAGCATTTACAAGCTCAATATTGATACTCACTGGCAGGGTAAAACTAGCCGCATGGTTCATCCAACTTGGTGCATTTCTAATCTTAGGATTTAGTGTTACTCAAGCCGCAGGATACGGCTTCGCGTCTGCAGCCATCTTTATCGCAATCTCGTTATATATCCCTGTAAATGCGCTTAAGGGGCGCGATTCGTCCAATGCACTTTGGATAGGTATTGCAGGAACTATCACCATTATCATCATCGACACCTTCTGGACAGGTTTCCGCGTACCAATCCTTGCAAGGAATGTACTATCTGCAAACATCATTACGCTTGTCCTTGCATTAATCCTGACATCAACCACAATTATTCAATTCAATTCCTACACTATTCGTACCAAGCTTTTGATCCTTTCACTTGGCGTAGGCTTGATTTCCATTCTCTCAATTGCAATATTTACGACATTTTCAATCAGTCAAACTTTAACCCGCCAAACCCATAACGCGCTTGTTTCTGCATCAGAACAGTCTATGGAAGAGATAGACACCTACATCACGTACAACATAAATACAATTACAGCAGAGGCACAGACTCCGGAAATTGTGGGGTTCCTACAATTATCATACGGCGAGCAAAGGAACAATAGAGAGGAAATATCGTCCCATCTAAATTCACTCATCCAGCGTGACCCAGACCATATTATCTCATTTACTCTTCTATCGTATCGCAATGGCTATGTAGTCGCAGATACCGATCCCTTCAATGTTGGTTTTGCTGAAGCAGATCGAGATTACTTTGCCATTCCGAGAAATACAGGTAAAGCATATGTTTCTCCTGTAAGTTATGCCCCTCAATCCACTGATCAACAATTCAATATCGGTGTTCCTGTCGTTGATTCGAATGGTAAATTTCTGGGTGTTTTAAATGGACGTTTTCGTTCCATCATCCTGAATGAGATCATTGCCAGTAACAACAATCTCGCCGGAGAAGGTTCCTACGGGATTTTGCTGGACGAATACAACCTTATCCTTGCACATGGAACAAACCCTGACTGGGTGTCACACACCATCGAAAAACCCACAGCCGATACCATTGCTACCCTCCAAAAAGAGAACAGAATATTAAGAGACATAGGCGGTAAAAACATATCGCTTGATATGCCAGATTTTTCAGGAAAATTACAGGCGCTTTCAACGAATGTCCCGTATTTCAGCAGTACTGACAAAGCTTGGGGTACTTCTGTTGAAGTAGGCGTGACAAAATCATCAACAACACAGCTAAAACTGGCTTATGTCCAACCTCAATCTGTTGCTCTGGCAACCATCAACCAGCAACAACAGATCACAGTTGCGGTAGCGATCATAACAGGCATGCTTCTATTGATCATAGTGTTCCTCGTTGCCCGTACAATTACGTCACCGATTGCTAATCTTTCAAAAGTTGCAGAAGATATCGCATCAGGGAATATCTCTGCACGTGCACAATACGAAATTAACGATGAGCTTGGTACGCTTGCGAACGCGTTCAATCGTATGACCAGTCAATTGCAAGATACGCTTGGAGGTTTGGAAAGACGCGTAGCAGAACGTACTGCAGATCTCGATACGGCTCGTCTACTCAGTGAACGTCGCGCACAAGAACTTCAGGCCATCAACGAAATCTCCCGCACCATTTCCACAGAACAACGGCTTGATGTCCTTCTCACGCTCATCACGCGTCTTGTGAGCGAACGCTTTGACTTCTATCACGTTGGCATCTTCTTTGTGGATGATGCGCGTCGTTATGCCTACCTGCAAGCGGCAAACAGCGAAGGTGGGCAAAGGATGCTGGCACGTGGTCACCGCCTTGAAATAGGAACGGGATTAGTGGGAACTGTTGCACAAACAGGGAAACCTCGCATCGCTCTGGACGTTGGGTCTGATACTTCATTCTTCAACAATCCCGACCTCCCTGGCACGCACTCTGAAATGGTGCTTCCACTCAATGCTCGTGGCACAACCATCGGCGCATTAGATGTACAAAGTGTAAAACCTGGTGCGTTCACCGAAACCGATGCCAATACCTTAGGCATCCTCGCAGATCAAATCGCCATCGCCATTGAAAACGCCCGCTTATTCAGTCAGACGCAACAAGCCCGTGAGGAAGCCGAGGCGCTGTATTCACAAATACTCAGCAAGGAATGGAGTGCGTTTACTCATCAAGAGGAAAAGATCGGTTACCAAAAAACAGCGACCGGTGGTGGTTACGTAGTGCAACCCATAGAAACGGATGAAATCCGCACGGCCCTTGAAAATGGACAAGTCGTTGTCATCGAAGGGACAGAAGACAAAACTCAGTCTTCCATTGCTGTCCCAGTCAAATTGCAAGGCATAACCATCGGCGTGCTCAACATCAAAGCACCTACGAAGAATCGCAAGTGGAACAAAGAGGAAATCAACCTGGTGCAAGCTGTATCAGATCGTCTTGCGCTCGCACTAGATAATATTCGTCTCTTGCAAGAATCTCAACGCCGCGCCGCCAAAGAAGCCAAGATCGGTGAAGTTTCTGCAAAGATCGGCGCATCCATCAACATGCGCAACGTGTTGCAAACAGCTGTCGAAGAATTGGGACGTGCTCTTCCGGGCTCAGAAGTGGTGATCCAATTCCAAACCGAACAGGAAAAACAATAA